TTAAAAAATGAGAACTTAACAGTACAATTTTCTGAATTAGGTGGGCAAATTATTTCTATCAAAGACAAGGATGGTATCGAGTATCTTTGGCAAGGCGATCCGACCTATTGGAGTGGTCAAGCACCAGTTCTATTTCCGATTTGTGGAAGTTTACGAAATGATTGGGCTATCTATGAACCTGCAGAAAGACCGACATTTACAGGTACAATTCCAAGGCATGGACTTGTGCGAAAAATGATGTTCAAAAATGTAAGAATAACTGAAAATTCTGTGGAATTTTCTATTTCATCAAATGAGGAAACCGTAAAAAATTACCCATTTGAATTTGAACTTTCCATTAACTACTCCCTATTTGGCAATACAATTCGAACTGAATATCAGGTGAAAAATCTTGAAGGACATAGAAAGCTACCTTACTTTATTGGGGGTCACCCAGGTTTTAATTGTCCTTTGTTGGATGGTGAGAGTTATGAAGACTATTATTTAGAATTTGAAAAAGTAGAATCTTGTACAGTACCTAGAAGTTTTCCAGAAACTGGCTTACTTG
This region of Streptococcus suis genomic DNA includes:
- a CDS encoding aldose 1-epimerase family protein; its protein translation is MLELKNENLTVQFSELGGQIISIKDKDGIEYLWQGDPTYWSGQAPVLFPICGSLRNDWAIYEPAERPTFTGTIPRHGLVRKMMFKNVRITENSVEFSISSNEETVKNYPFEFELSINYSLFGNTIRTEYQVKNLEGHRKLPYFIGGHPGFNCPLLDGESYEDYYLEFEKVESCTVPRSFPETGLLDLRDRRSFLENQKTLDLSYQLFEHDAVTLDQLASRKVTLKSKNHQKTLSIAFDDFPYLVIWSTTNQSPFIALEPWSGLSTSLEESDIFNAKRNISYVAPKEVDKKHFDIIIDID